A region of Shewanella psychromarinicola DNA encodes the following proteins:
- a CDS encoding DMSO/selenate family reductase complex A subunit, whose translation MERRNFLKMSAAIGAAATITGCEDSAKEINVIPPGVPESSLEQLNWSACLVNCGSNCPIKVFSKDGVITRIETDHETTDEYGVNHQARACPRGRSLRQRTYATDRLRSPMKRVGKRGEAKFVPISWEQAYSEIGSKLQAIKDNYGPESIYMHYGTGAYYGFSSNTATWGRLLNLNGGFLDHHWDYSWAGVYPACMATYGDQWDSIGGSSLSEIVNSDLFVGFGFNPNETRMSGSGEGYDFVKSLENNKKNIKVWMVEPRYTDSMRGNEDEWLAIRPGTDAALIEAVIYQMINSGWVDQNAKPFLDKYAVGYDKASLVNTKASVTLNADPFIASHAEFIDPDQNYHDYIMGQGIFEQDGAKTPDWAAVVCGVPAYKIEQLATAMMAAEAPYISAGAGISRHANGDQATRAVYTLAIMTGKIGRAGVNSGAMPSSYSFGVAGMQAGSNPVDVTIPVFTWSDAVVRGEDFSGTSDGVRFKSSGSQERVDNNPAKLGTNIKAIINCAGNALLNQHSDSNGTAQILQDDSKCELIIVSDCWMTSSAKFADYLLPDSTWLESVDYANDSYASGQMAYATFMSTSLKPLGESQSMYEICAGIANAMGNGAAYTEGLTGEQWCEKLYQETKSMNADVDMPDTYQEAQKVGVFRKYMSSPVIAFQSYIQDPIANPRPTISGKFEIFSLSLARKAATWSLPTGDEITPLPQYVVTWDGYQDQQAIDAGYPLQLCGYHTKGRTHSSYHNVPWLREAVEDAVWMNPKDASARGLSDGDMVHVYNGRGTIEMPIKLTPRVTPGVCALGQGAWYKPDASGKVGPSGHVVDIGGCINTLTKYHPSPISKGNPQHTNRVQVVKA comes from the coding sequence ATGGAACGTAGAAATTTCTTAAAAATGAGTGCAGCAATTGGCGCTGCAGCAACTATCACTGGGTGTGAAGATAGTGCGAAAGAAATCAATGTAATACCGCCTGGAGTACCAGAAAGTTCGCTTGAACAACTTAACTGGTCTGCATGCTTGGTAAACTGTGGTTCAAATTGCCCTATTAAAGTATTCAGTAAAGACGGGGTTATCACTCGAATTGAAACTGACCATGAAACAACCGATGAATATGGTGTAAACCATCAGGCTCGAGCATGTCCACGTGGTCGTTCACTTCGTCAAAGAACCTATGCAACTGACCGACTACGTTCACCAATGAAACGTGTGGGTAAACGAGGCGAGGCAAAATTTGTCCCTATCAGTTGGGAACAAGCTTATTCAGAAATAGGCTCAAAATTACAAGCCATTAAAGATAACTACGGCCCTGAATCCATTTATATGCATTACGGTACAGGCGCTTATTATGGTTTCTCATCGAATACCGCCACCTGGGGTCGATTACTGAATTTAAATGGCGGTTTTCTAGACCATCATTGGGATTATTCATGGGCCGGTGTGTATCCAGCGTGTATGGCTACTTATGGCGATCAATGGGATAGCATTGGCGGCAGCTCATTAAGCGAAATCGTTAACTCTGATTTATTTGTTGGCTTTGGTTTTAATCCAAACGAAACACGCATGAGTGGTAGCGGTGAAGGCTATGATTTTGTTAAGTCTCTAGAAAATAATAAAAAGAATATTAAAGTCTGGATGGTAGAACCAAGATACACAGATTCAATGCGTGGCAATGAAGATGAGTGGCTTGCGATCCGCCCTGGTACTGATGCCGCGTTAATTGAAGCGGTTATTTATCAAATGATTAATAGTGGCTGGGTTGACCAAAACGCGAAACCATTTTTAGATAAATATGCTGTGGGTTATGACAAAGCATCGCTAGTCAATACTAAGGCGTCTGTTACGCTAAACGCCGATCCGTTCATTGCTTCACATGCTGAATTTATCGACCCAGACCAAAATTACCATGATTACATTATGGGCCAAGGCATATTTGAGCAAGATGGCGCTAAAACGCCAGATTGGGCTGCAGTGGTATGCGGAGTCCCAGCGTATAAAATTGAACAGTTAGCTACAGCTATGATGGCCGCTGAAGCCCCCTATATTTCTGCAGGTGCAGGTATTAGTCGACATGCCAATGGCGACCAAGCCACTAGAGCCGTTTACACGTTAGCCATTATGACCGGAAAAATAGGTCGTGCTGGTGTCAATAGTGGTGCAATGCCTTCAAGCTATAGCTTTGGTGTTGCAGGTATGCAAGCAGGTAGCAATCCAGTAGATGTTACCATCCCTGTTTTCACATGGTCTGATGCCGTTGTGCGCGGTGAAGACTTTAGCGGAACGTCAGATGGCGTTCGCTTTAAATCTAGCGGTAGCCAAGAGCGGGTTGATAACAATCCAGCTAAACTGGGTACCAATATTAAGGCTATTATCAACTGCGCGGGTAACGCTTTACTGAATCAACACTCAGACAGTAATGGCACCGCTCAAATCTTACAAGATGACAGTAAGTGTGAACTGATTATTGTCAGTGATTGCTGGATGACATCGTCAGCTAAATTTGCCGATTACTTACTGCCAGATAGCACTTGGCTAGAATCAGTAGATTATGCAAACGATTCATATGCATCTGGTCAAATGGCCTATGCAACCTTTATGAGTACCTCACTGAAGCCGTTAGGCGAATCGCAATCTATGTATGAAATCTGTGCTGGTATTGCTAACGCTATGGGTAATGGTGCTGCATACACTGAAGGGCTTACCGGTGAACAATGGTGTGAAAAGCTTTATCAAGAAACTAAGTCGATGAATGCCGATGTCGATATGCCTGATACATATCAAGAAGCCCAGAAAGTGGGGGTTTTCCGTAAATATATGTCTTCACCAGTTATCGCATTCCAATCCTATATTCAAGATCCCATTGCGAATCCAAGACCAACAATATCAGGAAAATTTGAGATTTTCTCATTATCACTGGCACGAAAAGCGGCAACGTGGTCTCTGCCTACTGGAGATGAAATTACCCCATTACCGCAATATGTTGTGACTTGGGATGGCTATCAAGATCAACAAGCTATTGATGCAGGATACCCATTGCAATTATGTGGCTACCACACTAAAGGCAGAACGCACTCAAGCTATCATAACGTGCCGTGGCTTCGCGAAGCGGTCGAAGATGCGGTATGGATGAACCCCAAAGATGCCTCTGCTCGAGGATTATCTGATGGTGATATGGTTCATGTTTATAACGGTAGAGGAACAATTGAAATGCCGATAAAACTCACGCCCAGAGTCACTCCTGGAGTATGTGCTTTAGGGCAAGGTGCTTGGTATAAACCAGATGCGAGTGGAAAAGTCGGTCCATCTGGCCATGTTGTAGATATTGGAGGCTGTATTAACACACTAACAAAATATCATCCTTCCCCAATATCAAAGGGAAATCCACAGCACACCAATCGTGTTCAGGTAGTCAAGGCTTGA
- a CDS encoding DMSO/selenate family reductase complex B subunit has product MTQETQLGFYFDSSKCTGCKTCHIACKDRMVGITRNKDDVSTQGVSALPGMLWRRVYEYGGGTWEQNSDESYEQNIFAYYASIGCNHCNEPVCVKACPTGAMHKRKEDGLVLVQESLCIGCESCSRACPYDAPQIDIERKVMTKCDGCSDRLAEGKKPICVESCPLRALDFDTMENLRAKYGNGDGHFAPLPSESITSPNLIVKGSRKAQPVGSSMGRILNVREV; this is encoded by the coding sequence ATGACACAAGAAACTCAATTAGGATTCTATTTCGATAGCAGTAAATGTACTGGCTGTAAAACTTGCCACATAGCCTGTAAAGATCGAATGGTTGGTATAACGCGTAATAAAGATGATGTCAGCACTCAAGGTGTATCCGCATTACCCGGCATGCTATGGCGAAGAGTCTATGAATATGGCGGTGGTACGTGGGAGCAAAATAGCGATGAGAGTTATGAGCAAAATATATTTGCCTATTATGCCTCTATCGGTTGTAACCATTGTAACGAACCTGTGTGTGTAAAAGCATGTCCCACAGGAGCCATGCATAAAAGAAAAGAAGATGGTTTGGTACTGGTTCAAGAGTCGTTATGTATTGGCTGCGAAAGCTGTTCAAGAGCTTGCCCGTACGATGCGCCTCAGATTGATATTGAACGCAAAGTCATGACCAAATGTGACGGTTGTTCTGATAGGCTAGCAGAAGGTAAAAAACCGATTTGTGTTGAGTCATGCCCATTACGAGCGCTGGACTTTGATACGATGGAAAACCTTCGTGCTAAATATGGCAACGGCGATGGCCACTTTGCTCCATTACCATCAGAATCGATTACATCGCCTAACTTAATTGTTAAGGGGTCTAGGAAAGCACAACCCGTTGGTTCGAGCATGGGTCGGATCTTAAACGTTCGAGAAGTATAA
- a CDS encoding TorD/DmsD family molecular chaperone yields MNIEKLQDLQAIANVLHSVLTVYPESDLINTFKQQDIVENWPKLLATDPDNKGLTHLKAYIDQWTDNEEELLKLKLEYGVLFYGPGTPLAAPWGSAYTSSSQLLNDHSTITLKRFYAANNINIDMKMNEPVDHIGLIFAVLSFLLNKAAEEPQQVHFQKAINELLEQHLLPWAYRCLELAYTHAETDYYRGFSILARDYLLYLEQTFELTPKKIAIYR; encoded by the coding sequence ATGAACATTGAAAAGCTTCAAGATTTACAGGCAATTGCCAATGTATTGCATTCTGTACTGACCGTTTATCCCGAGTCAGACTTAATCAATACCTTTAAACAGCAAGATATTGTTGAAAACTGGCCTAAGTTGTTAGCCACAGATCCCGACAATAAAGGATTAACGCACCTAAAAGCTTATATTGATCAATGGACCGATAACGAAGAAGAGCTACTTAAGCTGAAACTCGAATATGGAGTACTATTCTATGGCCCAGGTACGCCTTTAGCCGCGCCTTGGGGCTCAGCCTATACAAGTTCTTCACAGTTGCTTAATGACCACAGTACCATTACTTTAAAACGGTTTTATGCCGCTAACAATATCAATATCGACATGAAAATGAATGAACCTGTCGATCATATTGGGCTAATATTTGCGGTGCTGTCATTTTTATTGAACAAAGCGGCTGAAGAACCACAGCAAGTGCATTTTCAAAAAGCGATCAATGAGCTATTAGAACAACATTTACTCCCTTGGGCTTACCGATGTCTGGAGCTCGCCTATACCCATGCGGAAACAGATTATTATAGAGGATTCTCCATTTTAGCGAGAGATTATCTGTTGTATCTTGAACAAACATTTGAACTAACACCCAAAAAAATCGCAATTTATCGGTAG
- a CDS encoding haloalkane dehalogenase, which yields MEFLRTDDSNFVNLPDYPFTANYLLVDDSEGGQLRIHYLDEGDKDAEPILLLHGEPSWSFLYRKIIPILVKAGHRVIVPDLVGFGRSDKPSKRSDYTYQRHVDWIKSFVLQLELTKITLVCQDWGGLIGLRMAAEDTSRYSRIVAANTMLPTGDDKLNDAFAQWVNYSQEVELFPTGNMINGASVSDLSDDVIAAYDAPFPEEKYTQGARQFPLLVPATPNDPATEKNRAAWKVLSQWNKPFLTAFSDSDPITAGGDKMMQQMIPGAKGQKHTTIINAGHYLQEEQGEVLAEVIVSFIADNR from the coding sequence ATGGAATTTTTACGAACTGATGATAGTAATTTTGTTAATTTACCAGACTATCCGTTTACCGCTAATTACTTATTAGTGGACGATAGTGAAGGAGGCCAGTTACGAATTCATTATCTTGATGAAGGAGATAAAGATGCTGAGCCAATATTATTATTACATGGCGAGCCTTCATGGAGTTTTTTATATCGTAAAATAATCCCGATACTTGTTAAAGCTGGCCATCGAGTGATTGTGCCTGATCTTGTTGGATTTGGGCGTTCAGATAAACCAAGTAAACGCTCTGATTATACCTATCAACGTCATGTTGATTGGATAAAGTCATTCGTTTTACAACTCGAATTAACCAAGATTACTTTGGTATGCCAAGATTGGGGCGGGTTAATCGGACTGCGTATGGCAGCTGAAGATACTTCACGCTATAGCCGTATTGTTGCAGCGAACACCATGTTACCTACTGGCGATGACAAACTAAATGATGCATTTGCACAATGGGTAAATTATTCTCAAGAAGTTGAATTGTTCCCAACAGGAAACATGATAAATGGGGCATCTGTGTCTGATTTATCTGATGATGTAATTGCTGCCTATGACGCACCATTCCCTGAAGAGAAATACACACAAGGTGCGCGTCAGTTCCCTCTGTTAGTACCTGCTACGCCAAATGATCCAGCAACCGAAAAAAACCGTGCTGCATGGAAGGTATTGTCTCAATGGAATAAACCTTTTTTAACGGCGTTTAGCGACTCAGACCCTATAACCGCTGGCGGAGATAAAATGATGCAACAAATGATACCGGGTGCAAAGGGACAAAAACATACAACAATTATTAATGCTGGCCATTATTTACAAGAGGAACAAGGCGAGGTATTAGCTGAGGTTATTGTTAGTTTTATTGCTGATAATCGTTAA
- a CDS encoding sigma 54-interacting transcriptional regulator, which translates to MNLAGISSESFKQKMCGQRYHHSNGELDAVVGLLHQVGSGVIYLIEIGALPLNAQVRLLEFLETKQYYPLGSDTAYPVKCKFVVSTQDDLRKLHQAGEFRSDLLYRLRAHKIKLPPLAERQLNIALLINHFIALAAVEMNLPLPIQPADLKLKLTSYDFPGNLHELKGMVFDAVSRSDGIALNTSAFMEAINEHKSLTAAPQD; encoded by the coding sequence ATCAATCTAGCGGGTATTAGTAGCGAATCCTTTAAGCAAAAAATGTGTGGTCAACGGTATCATCACAGTAATGGTGAATTAGACGCGGTTGTAGGCTTACTGCATCAAGTCGGTAGCGGGGTGATCTATCTTATCGAGATAGGAGCCCTGCCGCTAAACGCACAAGTTAGACTATTAGAGTTTTTAGAGACCAAACAATATTACCCCTTAGGAAGCGACACAGCCTACCCAGTAAAATGTAAGTTTGTGGTCTCAACTCAAGATGATTTACGTAAACTTCACCAAGCGGGTGAGTTTAGGAGCGATCTACTCTACCGTTTACGCGCCCATAAAATTAAATTACCGCCATTAGCCGAACGGCAACTCAATATCGCTTTGCTGATCAATCATTTCATCGCCCTAGCGGCAGTAGAAATGAATTTACCTTTACCCATTCAACCCGCTGATTTAAAGCTAAAATTAACTAGCTATGATTTTCCGGGTAACCTTCATGAGTTGAAAGGCATGGTATTTGATGCGGTTAGCCGCAGCGATGGTATCGCGCTTAACACCTCTGCTTTTATGGAAGCGATTAATGAACACAAGTCATTAACGGCAGCGCCGCAAGACTGA
- a CDS encoding helix-turn-helix domain-containing protein — protein MNQALLDEAMSRTAHNQTAAAQILGISQSALSRRLKAD, from the coding sequence ATGAACCAAGCGCTTTTAGATGAAGCCATGAGCCGCACAGCCCACAATCAAACCGCCGCAGCGCAAATATTGGGGATCAGTCAAAGTGCATTGAGTCGAAGACTCAAAGCCGATTAA
- a CDS encoding efflux RND transporter permease subunit, whose protein sequence is MSNFFIHRPIFAWALSIVIMMAGIASILTLPVAQYPTIAPPAITIKATYNGASAKTIEDSVTQVIEQSMTGLDNLLYMSSSSASSGRAEITLTFSADTDPDTAQVQVQNSLQQATSRLPTAVQNAGTSVTKSTSGFMSVTNIYSPDGSMSAGDIQDYANSSIKDIISRVNGVGSVTIFGPSYAMRIWLDPAKLNSYNLTPVDLSSAVSAQNSQVTVGQLGGTPATESQLINATITAQSLLTTVDEFKQILLKVNSDGSQVRLQDVARVELASESASVIPTFNGYESSGIAITLASGANSLDTQAGVDAKLAQLSESFPAGLAMAKALDNNDFIRLSITEVVHTLIEAIVLVFLVMLLFLQNFHATLIPTIAVPVVLLGTFGIMSVLGFSINTLTMFGLVLAIGLLVDDAIVVVENVERIMHEEKLSPLEATKKSMGQITSALVGITMVLMVVFIPMAFMSGSTGVIYKQFSLTIVSAMGLSVLVALVLTPVLCATLLKPVDKEKNFILFRVFNQLFNKLLGKYHGSIKHVLLRPIRFTLIYILLFGGTVYLYNVIPSSFLPNEDQGSFMVMVQLPTGSTLRKTNAVMSEVKDYFEENEPDLVTSVFTVAGFNFSGHGQNAGMGFIGLKDWGERTASGTDVDSIIQRSMAYFSNYKKASVFAFSSPPIRALGQATGFDFYLQDVGSIGHKKLIEVRNQLLEKMAQNPILQNVRPNGLEDNAQFYLDIDYEKAKVFGLDIDDINDSLSIAWGSSYVNDFIDRGRSKKVYIQADAQYRMTPEDLNLWFIRNDQDEMVPVSAFSSSHWGTGSPQLIRFNGNSAVELLGEAASGYSTGDAMAEVDRIAAELSSDVQVSWTGMSYQEREAGNQAPILYGISILMVFLCLAALYESWSIPIAIILVVPLGILGALAAIMVRGLENDVYFQVGVLTTIGLTAKNAILIVEFAKELYEKGTNLIDATVQACEMRLRPIIMTSLAFGLGVLPLVISTGAGANARNAIGTSVMGGMIGATLLVVYFAPLFFTLIIKLFKPKG, encoded by the coding sequence ATGTCTAACTTTTTTATTCACAGACCCATCTTTGCTTGGGCCCTGTCAATTGTCATTATGATGGCGGGTATCGCTTCAATTTTAACGCTACCCGTAGCGCAATATCCAACCATAGCGCCGCCAGCCATCACTATTAAAGCGACCTATAATGGTGCATCTGCAAAAACAATTGAAGATAGTGTAACCCAAGTTATTGAGCAGAGTATGACCGGGTTAGATAACTTACTGTATATGTCATCAAGCAGCGCTTCTTCAGGTAGAGCAGAAATAACACTTACATTTAGTGCAGATACCGATCCAGATACAGCACAGGTCCAAGTACAAAATAGCTTACAGCAAGCAACGAGTCGTTTACCAACTGCCGTGCAAAATGCAGGAACTTCGGTGACTAAAAGCACTTCTGGTTTTATGTCTGTTACTAATATTTACTCACCTGATGGCAGCATGAGTGCAGGCGATATTCAAGATTATGCGAACTCAAGTATCAAAGATATTATAAGCCGTGTTAACGGTGTAGGTAGTGTAACTATCTTTGGGCCATCTTACGCCATGCGTATCTGGTTAGATCCCGCTAAATTAAATAGTTATAACTTAACACCGGTGGATCTGTCTAGCGCAGTATCAGCACAAAACAGCCAAGTAACCGTAGGACAATTAGGTGGAACACCTGCTACAGAGTCACAATTAATTAATGCAACCATCACGGCACAAAGTCTATTAACTACGGTAGATGAGTTTAAACAGATTTTACTTAAGGTTAACTCTGATGGCTCTCAAGTTCGACTTCAAGATGTTGCGCGTGTTGAACTGGCAAGTGAAAGCGCTAGTGTTATCCCTACTTTTAATGGTTATGAGTCATCAGGGATTGCAATTACGCTTGCATCAGGTGCGAACTCACTCGATACACAAGCAGGTGTAGATGCAAAATTAGCACAATTATCAGAGTCATTTCCTGCAGGTTTAGCCATGGCTAAAGCTCTAGATAATAATGACTTTATTCGCTTATCTATTACCGAGGTAGTTCATACATTAATTGAAGCGATTGTTTTAGTTTTCTTAGTCATGCTGTTATTTTTACAAAACTTCCATGCAACGTTAATACCAACAATTGCGGTACCTGTAGTCTTACTTGGTACTTTTGGCATCATGTCCGTATTAGGCTTTTCTATTAATACCTTAACCATGTTTGGTTTAGTACTCGCTATCGGCTTATTAGTTGATGATGCGATTGTGGTGGTAGAAAACGTCGAACGGATCATGCATGAAGAAAAGCTTTCTCCATTAGAAGCCACTAAAAAATCAATGGGACAAATCACCAGTGCACTAGTAGGTATTACCATGGTGTTAATGGTGGTATTTATTCCGATGGCCTTTATGTCAGGTTCAACAGGCGTTATCTATAAACAATTTTCGTTAACCATTGTTTCTGCAATGGGCTTATCAGTATTAGTTGCTTTAGTGCTCACTCCGGTACTTTGTGCAACCTTGTTAAAACCTGTTGATAAAGAGAAAAACTTCATATTATTCAGAGTTTTCAATCAATTATTTAACAAACTATTAGGTAAATATCACGGTTCTATTAAGCATGTGTTATTACGTCCAATCCGTTTTACATTAATCTATATCTTATTATTTGGCGGTACTGTTTATCTGTATAACGTAATACCAAGCTCTTTTTTACCTAATGAAGACCAAGGCTCATTTATGGTCATGGTGCAACTACCAACAGGCTCTACTTTAAGAAAAACAAACGCAGTAATGAGCGAAGTAAAAGATTACTTTGAAGAAAATGAACCGGATCTTGTTACTTCTGTATTTACCGTTGCTGGTTTCAATTTTTCGGGCCACGGACAAAATGCAGGCATGGGGTTCATTGGTTTAAAAGATTGGGGTGAAAGAACTGCATCAGGAACAGATGTAGACTCAATTATTCAACGAAGTATGGCTTATTTTTCTAACTACAAAAAGGCATCTGTATTTGCTTTTAGTAGCCCACCGATTAGAGCGTTAGGGCAAGCAACTGGTTTTGACTTTTATCTTCAAGATGTTGGCAGTATTGGGCATAAAAAATTAATTGAAGTACGTAACCAATTACTAGAAAAAATGGCACAAAATCCAATTTTACAAAACGTAAGACCTAATGGTTTAGAAGATAATGCACAGTTTTATCTTGATATCGATTATGAAAAAGCTAAAGTTTTTGGTCTTGATATTGATGATATCAATGACTCATTATCAATTGCTTGGGGCTCTTCTTATGTCAATGACTTTATAGACCGTGGCCGTTCTAAAAAAGTTTATATTCAAGCAGATGCTCAATACCGTATGACACCTGAAGATCTTAATCTTTGGTTTATACGTAATGACCAAGATGAAATGGTGCCTGTATCTGCTTTTAGTTCATCACACTGGGGGACAGGCTCTCCACAGTTAATACGCTTTAATGGTAACTCTGCCGTAGAACTATTAGGTGAGGCAGCATCAGGTTACAGTACCGGTGATGCAATGGCTGAAGTCGATAGAATAGCTGCAGAGCTTTCTAGTGATGTACAAGTGAGTTGGACAGGTATGTCATATCAAGAACGTGAAGCAGGTAACCAAGCGCCTATTTTATACGGCATCTCAATATTGATGGTATTCCTGTGTTTAGCGGCTCTTTATGAAAGTTGGAGTATTCCGATAGCCATCATTCTAGTTGTGCCATTAGGCATATTAGGTGCATTAGCTGCGATTATGGTGCGAGGGCTTGAAAATGATGTTTATTTTCAGGTTGGTGTCCTTACGACCATAGGGCTGACAGCAAAAAATGCTATTTTAATTGTAGAGTTTGCAAAAGAATTGTATGAAAAAGGCACCAATTTGATTGATGCAACAGTACAAGCCTGTGAAATGCGTTTGCGCCCAATCATTATGACTTCACTTGCGTTTGGATTAGGTGTATTACCATTAGTAATAAGCACTGGAGCGGGTGCAAATGCACGTAATGCTATTGGTACTTCGGTCATGGGGGGGATGATTGGTGCTACATTACTGGTGGTATATTTTGCCCCGTTGTTTTTTACTTTAATTATTAAATTATTCAAACCAAAAGGGTAA
- a CDS encoding efflux RND transporter periplasmic adaptor subunit, which produces MLLARTFKFPLSILLCLTVLGCNEQAGSDNKPIEIIHVDTITLAPSILRLSKDLPGRVTAFKEAEVRPQITGIVKSRLYKEGSYVEAGDVLFQIDPTNYQSAVNSAEAQLAKAIASQTSTQKAAIRYAELLKKSLTSQEHYDEADSAYQQAKAEVAVRQAALDDANLQLSYTKIKAPISGKAGFSQVSDGSLLTANQSDYITTIIQTDNVYIDMQQSALAFYKIQQEFQNSIIKKPNIPVSITLEDGTTYNQTGQLEFTDTQTDGSTGSVALRAIMPNPENSLLAGMYVRAHISMPEARKYLVVSQSTVVRSQSGKPSVFVVDDNNKVAKKSIILGSEVGNAWVVKEGLTVGNKIVINNLNKIKDGLTVILDNATETDIESDTSIINPGTNSKNLD; this is translated from the coding sequence ATGTTGTTAGCAAGAACATTTAAATTCCCTTTGTCTATTTTACTCTGTTTAACCGTATTAGGCTGTAATGAGCAGGCGGGATCTGACAACAAACCCATTGAGATTATTCATGTAGACACCATAACGTTAGCCCCCTCAATATTACGATTAAGTAAGGATTTACCCGGACGAGTGACCGCCTTTAAAGAGGCAGAGGTTCGTCCCCAAATAACGGGTATTGTTAAAAGTCGTTTGTATAAAGAAGGCAGTTATGTTGAAGCTGGCGATGTGCTATTTCAAATTGATCCGACAAACTATCAATCTGCAGTAAACAGTGCAGAAGCACAATTAGCAAAAGCAATTGCGAGTCAAACCTCTACTCAAAAAGCGGCTATTCGTTACGCTGAATTACTGAAAAAGAGTCTCACAAGTCAAGAACACTATGATGAAGCCGATTCTGCTTATCAACAAGCCAAAGCCGAAGTCGCGGTTCGTCAGGCAGCATTAGATGATGCTAACCTTCAACTATCTTATACTAAGATTAAAGCACCTATCTCAGGTAAAGCGGGATTCTCTCAAGTATCTGACGGTTCTTTACTAACAGCAAATCAATCAGATTACATCACCACCATTATTCAAACTGATAATGTATATATTGATATGCAGCAGTCAGCCCTTGCTTTTTATAAGATACAACAAGAGTTTCAAAACTCTATTATAAAAAAACCCAATATTCCTGTCTCAATAACATTAGAAGATGGCACAACATATAACCAAACAGGTCAACTAGAGTTTACCGATACTCAAACTGATGGATCAACAGGCTCGGTGGCTTTACGTGCGATTATGCCAAATCCAGAGAATTCGTTACTAGCTGGTATGTATGTTAGAGCTCATATTTCAATGCCAGAAGCTCGTAAATATCTTGTTGTCTCACAATCAACTGTCGTAAGAAGTCAATCAGGGAAACCTTCAGTATTTGTTGTTGACGACAATAATAAAGTCGCTAAAAAATCCATAATTTTAGGCAGTGAAGTCGGCAATGCTTGGGTAGTTAAAGAAGGGTTAACGGTAGGTAATAAAATAGTCATAAATAATTTAAATAAAATTAAAGATGGCCTAACTGTCATTTTAGATAATGCGACTGAAACTGATATTGAAAGCGATACTTCAATAATAAACCCTGGCACTAACTCAAAGAATCTGGATTAA
- a CDS encoding TolC family protein: protein MTLIHPVRVGMLALVAMSLLGCSSMPSMNFSELATNAETTVSQTLLADLLARSAAKDNPQPAVLLTDLVDLPELEQFITAAMHNNPSLQQTVVALKMAYAQHGITSASRLPSVDASFSGTSTEDAANSYSSEVSVSWELDLWQKIADSSHAAQKDIASSQASLQGAQDLVAANIMRSWLTISLKQQLVAIETERLAVLDNNQSLILARYRVGLGSLEDLDNANTSSASKRATLTDYQEQLAQSQRSLALLSGQWTGRDLPLHIAAAFPNVLDPISHLP from the coding sequence ATGACCCTGATACACCCTGTACGTGTTGGTATGTTGGCATTGGTCGCGATGAGTTTATTGGGCTGCAGTTCAATGCCTTCTATGAATTTTAGCGAGTTGGCAACCAATGCCGAAACCACTGTCAGCCAAACATTATTAGCTGATTTACTGGCCCGTTCCGCGGCAAAAGATAACCCACAACCCGCGGTATTACTGACAGACTTGGTTGACTTACCTGAGCTAGAACAATTTATTACCGCGGCGATGCACAATAATCCCAGCCTGCAACAAACTGTGGTCGCGTTGAAAATGGCCTATGCCCAGCATGGGATCACCTCGGCGAGTCGTTTACCCAGCGTGGATGCCAGTTTTAGCGGTACATCAACAGAAGACGCCGCCAACAGTTACAGCAGTGAGGTGAGTGTCAGTTGGGAGTTGGATTTATGGCAGAAAATAGCCGATAGCAGCCATGCAGCCCAAAAAGACATTGCCAGTTCGCAAGCCAGTTTGCAGGGCGCGCAAGATCTCGTTGCAGCCAATATTATGCGCAGTTGGTTAACCATTAGCCTTAAACAACAACTGGTCGCCATTGAAACCGAGCGCTTAGCGGTACTCGACAATAATCAATCACTGATTTTAGCGCGCTACCGTGTGGGGCTTGGCAGTTTAGAAGACTTAGACAATGCCAACACCAGCAGCGCCTCAAAACGGGCCACATTAACCGATTACCAAGAGCAATTGGCGCAAAGTCAACGCAGTTTAGCGCTGTTATCAGGTCAGTGGACTGGGCGCGATTTACCTCTGCACATCGCGGCAGCATTTCCTAACGTGCTCGATCCCATTAGCCATTTACCTTAG